In one window of Miscanthus floridulus cultivar M001 chromosome 12, ASM1932011v1, whole genome shotgun sequence DNA:
- the LOC136497790 gene encoding thioredoxin M3, chloroplastic-like, protein MAAAAAVAAPSCPAPPRGLRCAKTVSFPFSAASSRGRVVYGSSYARRWQCRRWAHRPDATTTRIRRPTAPLTAVVRVSCAYSPGAETITACSWNEYVICSDVPVLIEFWASWCGPCRMVTRIVDEIAQEYAGRIKCYKLDTDDYPQVATAYSIDRIPTVLLFKDGEKIHSITGTLPKAVYVKAIEKSIAEQ, encoded by the exons atggccgccgctgccgccgtcgccgCTCCTTCCTGCCCCGCGCCTCCGCGCGGGCTCCGTTGCGCCAAGACGGTGTCTTTTCCCTTCTCCGCCGCTTCCAGCCGCGGAAGGGTCGTCTACGGCTCCTCCTACGCCCGCCGGTGGCAGTGCCGCCGCTGGGCCCACCGGCCGGACGCTACGACGACGCGGATCCGGCGGCCGACGGCGCCCCTCACGGCGGTAGTGAGGGTGAGCTGCGCCTACTCCCCCGGCG CTGAAACAATCACTGCATGCTCTTGGAATGAATATGTGATCTGCAGTGATGTACCTGTGCTTATTGAGTTTTGGGCCTCCTGGTGTGGACCTTGCAGAATGGTCACACGGATTGTCGATGAGATAGCACAAGAATATGCTGGGAGAATAAAATGCTATAAGCTTGACACTGACGATTACCCACAAGTTGCTACAGCTTACAGCATCGATAGGATTCCAACTGTTTTACTCTTCAAGGATGGAGAAAAAATACATAGTATTACCGGGACACTGCCAAAGGCTGTTTATGTGAAAGCCATTGAGAAATCTATTGCAGAACAATGA